In Streptomyces sp. NBC_00433, a single genomic region encodes these proteins:
- a CDS encoding YqaJ viral recombinase family protein, translating to MTDPTLPPLPAGQLVGWFEPGSDDWHAARAQGIGGSEISAVIGLSPFESRFSLWHRKSGLVAPVQESNEMYWGKKLEPAVCDEFQVRNPGWQALVAPTFHGTGRPWQIVNPDRIGVGPNGEIHLIEAKTSRDAEGWGEEGTDEVPVYYRAQCRWYLDGLGLQRCRLIVLISGSDYREYLVEADPAEAHMMRDRAEEFLRSVHAGERPPIDGHAATYQVVKELPDSVDDVDIEIAEALRDRYFTALDACKQAETEKRAAAGLVLDEIGTARRAVVGKQRIATRIPKPDGSTKSLQPARNREIAA from the coding sequence ATGACCGACCCCACGCTCCCGCCGCTGCCTGCCGGTCAACTCGTCGGCTGGTTCGAACCCGGCTCCGACGACTGGCACGCAGCCCGCGCGCAGGGCATCGGCGGCTCCGAGATCAGCGCCGTCATCGGCCTGTCCCCGTTCGAGTCCCGCTTCTCCCTGTGGCACCGCAAATCCGGGCTCGTAGCCCCAGTGCAGGAAAGCAACGAAATGTACTGGGGCAAGAAGCTTGAGCCCGCAGTCTGCGACGAGTTCCAGGTCCGCAACCCCGGCTGGCAGGCCCTCGTCGCCCCCACCTTCCACGGCACCGGACGGCCCTGGCAGATCGTCAACCCCGACCGGATCGGCGTCGGCCCCAACGGCGAGATCCACCTCATCGAGGCCAAGACCAGCCGCGACGCCGAAGGATGGGGCGAGGAAGGCACCGACGAGGTGCCCGTCTACTACCGCGCCCAGTGCCGCTGGTACCTCGACGGCCTCGGCCTGCAGCGGTGCCGCCTCATCGTCCTCATCTCCGGGTCCGACTACCGCGAATACCTCGTCGAAGCCGACCCGGCCGAAGCGCACATGATGCGCGACCGCGCCGAAGAGTTCCTGCGCTCCGTCCACGCCGGGGAACGCCCCCCGATCGACGGCCACGCGGCCACCTACCAGGTCGTCAAGGAACTCCCCGACTCCGTCGACGACGTCGACATCGAAATCGCCGAAGCCCTCCGCGACCGCTACTTCACCGCCCTCGACGCCTGCAAGCAGGCCGAGACAGAGAAGCGGGCCGCGGCCGGCCTGGTCCTCGACGAAATCGGCACCGCCCGTCGGGCCGTCGTCGGAAAGCAGCGGATCGCCACCCGCATCCCAAAGCCCGACGGGTCCACGAAGTCCCTCCAGCCAGCCCGCAACAGGGAGATCGCAGCATGA
- a CDS encoding DUF4326 domain-containing protein: protein MPARIQRRRQAGWRKPEGALYVGRGTRWGNPTRIVYNRQTRGWHAVHDNAGGAGIGTWPTAAEARRFAVAAYEHHLDTHPYLAADVPKLLAGRDLMCWCPLPEPGQPDHCHGAVLLRLANGGA, encoded by the coding sequence ATGCCGGCCCGAATCCAGCGCCGCCGCCAAGCCGGCTGGCGCAAGCCCGAAGGCGCCCTGTACGTCGGACGCGGCACCCGGTGGGGCAACCCCACCCGCATCGTCTACAACCGGCAGACACGCGGCTGGCACGCCGTCCACGACAACGCCGGTGGCGCCGGGATCGGCACGTGGCCGACCGCCGCCGAAGCCCGCCGCTTCGCCGTCGCCGCCTACGAGCACCACCTCGACACCCACCCGTACCTCGCCGCCGACGTGCCCAAGCTGCTCGCGGGCCGCGACCTCATGTGCTGGTGCCCCCTCCCCGAGCCCGGCCAGCCCGACCACTGCCACGGAGCAGTCCTGCTCCGCCTCGCAAACGGCGGCGCCTGA
- a CDS encoding phage antirepressor KilAC domain-containing protein has translation MSNIIPFTFPETGQPVRVIGDHDEPLFHHGDVCKVLQHTNPTVAARMLDGDESRMVDMRGIAAGQTALSEFRAPATGNAEARFVTEPGLYTLVFSSKAPGAPAFRRWLTHEVIPQIRRTGSYSAAPAVLSNRDLARMVLEEADRADAAEAKVAELEPAAASWNVLATAAGDFSVGDAAKILSRDPSIKTGERRLFTVLAENKWTYRQVSDDRPRAMQTAIEAGRLSELPQSHYHPRTGELVLDAPQVRVTVKGLNELHKRLGGTGAVQVPAVTS, from the coding sequence TTGTCGAACATCATCCCATTCACCTTCCCGGAGACCGGCCAGCCGGTCCGGGTCATCGGAGACCACGACGAGCCGCTGTTCCACCACGGCGACGTCTGCAAGGTCCTTCAGCACACCAACCCCACCGTTGCCGCGCGGATGCTCGACGGCGACGAAAGCCGCATGGTCGACATGCGGGGAATCGCCGCAGGTCAGACCGCCCTAAGCGAGTTTAGGGCGCCCGCCACCGGCAACGCCGAGGCGCGATTCGTCACCGAGCCCGGCCTGTACACCCTCGTGTTCAGCAGCAAGGCCCCCGGCGCCCCGGCCTTCCGCCGCTGGCTCACCCACGAGGTCATCCCGCAGATCCGGCGCACCGGCTCCTACTCGGCTGCTCCCGCCGTCCTGTCGAACCGGGATCTGGCCCGCATGGTCTTGGAAGAGGCGGACCGGGCGGACGCGGCAGAAGCGAAGGTCGCCGAACTGGAGCCGGCCGCCGCCTCATGGAACGTGCTCGCCACGGCGGCCGGTGACTTCTCGGTCGGGGACGCGGCGAAGATCCTGTCCCGGGATCCGTCGATCAAGACGGGTGAGCGGCGTCTGTTCACGGTCCTCGCCGAGAACAAGTGGACGTACCGGCAGGTCAGCGACGACAGGCCGCGCGCTATGCAGACGGCAATCGAAGCGGGCCGTCTGTCGGAACTGCCCCAGTCCCACTACCACCCGCGTACCGGCGAACTGGTCCTTGATGCCCCGCAGGTTCGGGTGACCGTGAAGGGCTTGAACGAGCTGCACAAGCGGCTCGGTGGCACCGGCGCGGTGCAGGTCCCGGCGGTGACGTCATGA
- a CDS encoding helix-turn-helix domain-containing protein has translation MSTDNTPTDTASPLMNNKEAARYLKRTPNALRILRHRRRGPKSFIKDGRIWYFSADLDAWLNEAAQADSRFNPDLDPTRVPAQTRGSRAA, from the coding sequence ATGAGCACCGACAACACCCCCACGGACACAGCGTCACCGCTCATGAACAACAAGGAAGCGGCCAGGTACCTCAAGCGCACCCCCAACGCGCTCCGCATCCTGCGCCACCGGCGTCGCGGCCCGAAGTCGTTCATCAAGGACGGCCGGATCTGGTACTTCTCCGCGGATCTGGACGCCTGGCTGAACGAAGCCGCGCAGGCCGACTCCCGCTTCAACCCGGACCTTGACCCCACCCGGGTCCCGGCGCAGACGCGCGGTTCCCGCGCCGCCTGA
- a CDS encoding helix-turn-helix domain-containing protein, protein MEARGTTIRRLREEAGYGLNRFADRVGISPSWLSRIERNKSKHPAPEVLKRIADGLEHPVTDIADFGKENPE, encoded by the coding sequence ATGGAAGCCCGGGGAACGACGATCCGGCGCCTCCGCGAGGAAGCCGGCTACGGCCTCAACAGGTTCGCCGACCGAGTCGGCATCAGTCCCTCGTGGCTCTCCCGGATCGAGCGCAACAAGAGCAAGCACCCGGCCCCTGAGGTGCTCAAACGCATCGCAGACGGGCTGGAGCACCCCGTCACAGACATCGCTGATTTTGGAAAGGAGAACCCGGAATGA
- a CDS encoding helix-turn-helix transcriptional regulator: protein MCGACGVPCCCLSLLLVAHERSVVEPQWGRLGVAIRRQRKRLGMTQGDLAQAAGMAMRTIGNYERGREPEGDLGIPDGYYVVAGVIGWTTESVDAVLAGGDPTPAVASGTVRQEAVEALTGPAFNLADLARDSGAPEELVSRFRASAVELIGWLSNHSYNRGTSTLGEGVMPGDAETILGQLEEDDEPSSTSGQLRG, encoded by the coding sequence ATGTGTGGCGCGTGTGGCGTGCCATGCTGTTGCCTGTCGTTGCTTCTCGTTGCGCATGAAAGGTCAGTCGTGGAGCCTCAGTGGGGCCGCCTTGGTGTCGCCATCCGGCGACAGCGCAAGCGCCTCGGCATGACCCAGGGCGACCTCGCTCAAGCCGCCGGCATGGCCATGCGCACCATCGGGAACTACGAGCGCGGCCGGGAACCCGAAGGTGACCTCGGCATTCCTGACGGCTACTACGTGGTGGCAGGCGTCATCGGCTGGACCACAGAGAGCGTCGACGCGGTCCTCGCCGGAGGCGACCCGACACCAGCGGTCGCGTCGGGGACAGTGAGGCAAGAAGCCGTCGAGGCCCTGACCGGGCCGGCCTTCAATCTCGCCGACCTCGCAAGGGACTCGGGTGCGCCCGAGGAGCTGGTCTCCCGATTCCGCGCCTCAGCGGTCGAACTGATCGGCTGGCTCAGTAATCACTCCTACAACCGAGGCACCAGCACGCTCGGCGAAGGCGTGATGCCGGGCGACGCGGAAACGATCCTCGGTCAGCTCGAAGAGGACGACGAACCGAGTAGCACATCGGGCCAGCTCCGGGGCTGA
- a CDS encoding ImmA/IrrE family metallo-endopeptidase, with translation MPYNDVGVCSELGITVRRMWLRETWGAWIPRYKTIIIADGLSEANERCTIAHHLEHALAGHGPCGTGPHADRLREAHLMSQLSISQDDDADRAAARKLLSGIALVPLATRGDLCAEAGKIGVTERLLTLRLADLFGEMSWLVPSKIAG, from the coding sequence ATGCCTTACAACGACGTGGGCGTCTGCAGCGAACTCGGAATCACTGTCAGGCGGATGTGGTTGCGCGAGACCTGGGGGGCTTGGATCCCGCGCTACAAAACGATCATCATTGCTGACGGACTTTCCGAGGCAAACGAGCGATGTACGATCGCTCACCACCTAGAACACGCGCTGGCCGGTCACGGGCCATGCGGCACGGGGCCACACGCAGACAGACTGCGGGAAGCGCACCTGATGAGCCAGCTATCGATCTCACAGGACGACGACGCCGACCGTGCGGCCGCCCGCAAGTTGTTGTCCGGGATCGCACTTGTACCTTTGGCCACACGTGGCGATCTCTGCGCCGAGGCAGGCAAGATCGGCGTCACGGAACGCCTCCTCACGCTCCGGCTCGCAGACCTCTTCGGGGAGATGTCATGGCTGGTTCCATCGAAGATCGCTGGCTGA
- a CDS encoding site-specific integrase, with the protein MAGSIEDRWLNKRKNPETGRRERTKLWGTNTARYRVKGIPGVKDRSFHALDDAKTWKATAFTDSKRHEFIDPREGAILLGDYIKNEWWPTRTDPVGTAAPMKSKIWKHIIGTALGRQPLNVIEDRLLLAWRAELSARGLQESTIEVIWNHLSTILQSAVGKRIPRNPCREAGGEVRPPGAGESKARAWGAGDVLGIREGLPDRYASILDLGVHAGLRQAEAFGFSPDDVDEERMVLHLRRQLLWANSTRPYFKLPKGRKERDVPLSPGLLQLLRQHEDAYPAVEVTLPWLGPGNNKRPAATVRLLTTTWHGNRINPSIYNRRTMKPALAAAGLIAPMGDEGWEPSREKMHHRFRHTYASVQLAAREDPVSLSHWMGHASPEITLRIYAHFMPDDGRRGRTALDEWLSVDSR; encoded by the coding sequence ATGGCTGGTTCCATCGAAGATCGCTGGCTGAACAAGCGGAAGAACCCAGAGACCGGTCGCCGGGAGCGGACCAAACTCTGGGGGACGAACACGGCTCGGTACCGCGTCAAGGGCATACCCGGGGTCAAGGACCGGTCATTCCACGCACTCGATGACGCCAAGACGTGGAAGGCCACGGCGTTCACCGACTCCAAGCGCCACGAGTTCATCGACCCCCGCGAAGGCGCCATCCTCCTGGGCGACTACATCAAGAACGAGTGGTGGCCGACCCGCACCGACCCCGTCGGTACCGCCGCCCCGATGAAGTCCAAAATCTGGAAGCACATCATCGGCACCGCTCTCGGCCGGCAGCCTCTCAACGTCATCGAGGACAGGCTGCTGCTGGCCTGGCGTGCCGAACTGTCGGCGCGAGGGCTGCAGGAGTCAACGATCGAAGTGATCTGGAACCACCTCAGCACGATCCTGCAGTCAGCCGTCGGCAAGCGGATACCGCGGAACCCCTGCAGGGAAGCGGGCGGCGAGGTGCGGCCGCCGGGGGCGGGGGAGAGCAAGGCCCGCGCCTGGGGCGCTGGGGACGTGCTGGGTATCCGGGAAGGACTGCCGGACCGCTACGCGTCGATCCTGGACCTCGGTGTCCATGCCGGACTCCGGCAGGCTGAGGCCTTCGGGTTCAGCCCAGACGACGTCGACGAAGAACGGATGGTCCTCCACCTGCGTCGGCAGTTGCTCTGGGCCAACAGCACCCGCCCCTACTTCAAGCTCCCGAAGGGGCGCAAGGAACGAGATGTACCCCTATCGCCGGGTCTACTGCAGCTGCTCCGGCAACACGAGGATGCGTACCCGGCGGTGGAGGTCACCCTCCCGTGGCTTGGGCCGGGGAACAACAAGCGGCCCGCGGCGACCGTGCGGCTGCTGACGACGACCTGGCACGGCAACCGGATCAATCCGTCCATCTACAACCGCCGCACAATGAAGCCGGCCCTCGCTGCGGCTGGCCTCATCGCGCCAATGGGAGATGAGGGCTGGGAGCCATCGCGGGAGAAGATGCACCACCGGTTCCGGCACACCTACGCGAGCGTGCAACTCGCGGCTCGCGAGGATCCCGTGTCGCTGTCACACTGGATGGGTCACGCCTCTCCGGAGATCACGCTGCGGATCTACGCGCACTTCATGCCCGATGACGGGCGGCGCGGGCGGACGGCTCTGGACGAGTGGTTGAGTGTGGACTCCCGCTGA
- a CDS encoding 3-hydroxybutyryl-CoA dehydrogenase, with protein MSDIERVGVVGAGQMGSGIAEVCAKAGLDVRVAETTGEALELGRARLTHSLGKAAERGKISEEQRDAALGRLSFTTDLGEFADRDLVIEAVVENEQVKTDIFRVLDQVVTREDAILASNTSSIPLVRLAVATSRPEHVLGIHFFNPAPVQALVELIPALTTGSDTLKRAEHLVTDVLGKHAIRAQDRSGFVVNALLVPYLLSAVRMFESGIATREDIDNGMEMGCAHPMGPLKLTDLIGLDTVAAIADSMYAEYKEPLYAAPPILQRMVDAGRLGRKSGAGFYPY; from the coding sequence GTGAGTGACATCGAGCGCGTCGGAGTGGTCGGCGCGGGCCAGATGGGTTCCGGGATCGCCGAGGTGTGCGCGAAGGCGGGGCTCGACGTCAGGGTCGCGGAGACCACGGGCGAGGCGCTGGAGCTGGGCCGGGCCCGGCTCACCCACTCGCTCGGCAAGGCGGCGGAGCGCGGCAAGATCAGCGAGGAGCAGCGGGACGCGGCGCTCGGCCGGCTGAGCTTCACCACGGACCTGGGCGAATTCGCCGACCGCGACCTGGTCATCGAGGCCGTCGTGGAGAACGAGCAGGTCAAGACGGACATCTTCCGGGTGCTCGACCAGGTGGTGACCCGCGAGGACGCGATCCTGGCGTCCAACACCTCCTCGATCCCGCTGGTCAGGCTGGCGGTGGCGACCTCGCGCCCCGAGCATGTGCTGGGCATCCACTTCTTCAACCCGGCACCCGTGCAGGCGCTGGTCGAGCTGATCCCGGCGCTCACCACCGGCAGTGACACCCTCAAGCGGGCGGAGCACCTCGTCACGGACGTGCTGGGCAAGCACGCGATCCGGGCCCAGGACCGCTCGGGCTTCGTGGTGAACGCGCTGCTGGTGCCGTATCTGCTCTCCGCCGTCCGGATGTTCGAGTCGGGCATCGCGACCCGCGAGGACATCGACAACGGCATGGAGATGGGCTGCGCCCACCCGATGGGCCCGCTCAAGCTGACCGACCTGATCGGCCTCGACACCGTCGCCGCCATCGCCGACTCGATGTACGCGGAGTACAAGGAGCCGTTGTACGCGGCCCCGCCGATCCTCCAGCGGATGGTCGACGCCGGGCGGCTCGGCCGTAAGTCGGGCGCGGGCTTCTACCCCTACTGA
- a CDS encoding cellulose binding domain-containing protein: MLRRPLAALVAALSLIGGAVTVASATAAATNAGAGAAAAAPAAVSDTYSWKNVQIGGGGFVPGIIFNQSEKNLAYARTDIGGAYRWNESAKSWTPLLDSAGWTDWNKNGVVSLATDALAPDKVYAAVGMYTNSWDPNNGSILRSSDRGATWSATALPFKLGGNMPGRGMGERLAIDPNKDSVLYFAAPSGNGLWRSTDSGVTWAKVTSFPNAGNYVADASDSTGYQSDNQGDVWVTFDPRTGTKGATTQTIYVGVADKANTVYRSTDGGSTWSRLAGQPTGYIAHKGVLDSVNGYLYLATSDTGGPYDGAKGQVWRYATATGTWTNISPMSDADTYFGYSGLTVDRQHPGTVMVTGYSSWWADTQMFRSTNSGSTWTRAWDITSYPTRSDRYTMDVSASPWLSWGAYPAPPEETPKLGWMTESLEIDPFNSNRMWYGTGATVYGTDNLTNWDSGAKFAIKPNAKGLEETSVQDLISPPTGAPLISALGDIGGFRHTDLTAVPPMMFTQPNFTTTTSLDFAAASPNTMVRVGNQDTGAHVAFSTDDGANWFAGTDPSGVGGGGGTVAAAADGSGFLWSPQGAGVQHTTGFGNSWSAASGIPTGAAIGSDRVNAKKFYGLYGGKFYVSTDGGATFAATAATGLPADSGKLKALPGAEGDVWIAGGSGSTYGLWHSTNSGASFTKLSNVQEADNIGFGKAAPGASYQALYTSAKIGGVRGIFRSTDAGANWVRINDNAHQYGVTNTAITGDPRVYGRVYVATNGRGIIYGDTSDSSGTTTPTTTPPTSPSTTPPTTPPTTPPTTPPTTPPTTGTSTGSCTVGYAITNQWPGGFQASVMVTNTGGSALNNWKLGWSFTAGEKISSLWSADYTQSGAAVSVTAPSWATSIPAGGNAVFGFGATVTGTAAVPAAFTLNGAACTKV; the protein is encoded by the coding sequence ATGCTTCGCAGACCCCTCGCCGCGCTCGTCGCGGCGCTCTCCCTGATCGGCGGCGCCGTCACCGTGGCCTCGGCGACAGCGGCCGCCACGAACGCGGGCGCGGGTGCCGCTGCCGCGGCGCCGGCCGCCGTATCGGACACGTACAGCTGGAAGAACGTGCAGATCGGCGGCGGCGGCTTCGTCCCCGGCATCATCTTCAACCAGTCGGAGAAGAACCTCGCCTACGCGCGTACCGACATCGGCGGCGCCTACCGGTGGAACGAGTCGGCCAAGTCGTGGACGCCGCTGCTGGACTCGGCGGGGTGGACGGACTGGAACAAGAACGGCGTGGTCAGCCTGGCCACCGACGCGCTGGCGCCGGACAAGGTCTACGCCGCGGTCGGGATGTACACCAACTCCTGGGACCCCAACAACGGTTCCATCCTGCGCTCCTCGGACCGCGGCGCGACCTGGTCGGCGACCGCGCTGCCGTTCAAGCTCGGCGGGAACATGCCGGGCCGCGGCATGGGTGAGCGGCTGGCGATCGACCCGAACAAGGACAGCGTGCTCTACTTCGCCGCACCCAGCGGCAACGGGCTGTGGCGCAGCACGGACTCCGGCGTGACCTGGGCGAAGGTCACCTCCTTCCCCAACGCCGGGAATTACGTGGCCGACGCGTCGGACAGCACCGGCTACCAGAGCGACAACCAGGGCGACGTGTGGGTGACCTTCGACCCGCGCACCGGCACCAAGGGCGCCACGACGCAGACCATCTACGTGGGCGTCGCCGACAAGGCCAACACCGTCTACCGCTCGACCGACGGCGGCTCCACCTGGTCGCGGCTCGCCGGGCAGCCCACCGGCTATATCGCGCACAAGGGCGTACTGGACTCCGTCAACGGCTACCTCTACCTCGCCACCAGCGACACCGGCGGCCCGTACGACGGCGCCAAGGGCCAGGTCTGGCGGTACGCCACCGCGACCGGCACCTGGACGAACATCAGCCCGATGTCGGACGCGGACACCTACTTCGGCTACAGCGGGCTGACCGTGGACCGGCAGCACCCGGGGACGGTGATGGTCACCGGGTACAGCTCCTGGTGGGCCGACACCCAGATGTTCCGCTCCACCAACAGCGGGTCCACCTGGACGCGGGCCTGGGACATCACCAGCTACCCGACCCGCAGCGACCGCTACACGATGGACGTCTCCGCCTCGCCGTGGCTGAGCTGGGGCGCCTATCCGGCGCCGCCGGAGGAGACGCCGAAGCTGGGCTGGATGACCGAGTCGCTGGAGATCGACCCCTTCAACTCCAACCGCATGTGGTACGGCACCGGCGCCACCGTCTACGGCACCGACAACCTCACCAACTGGGACTCCGGCGCGAAGTTCGCGATCAAGCCGAACGCCAAGGGCCTGGAGGAGACCTCGGTCCAGGACCTGATCAGCCCGCCGACCGGCGCGCCGCTGATCAGCGCCCTCGGTGACATCGGCGGCTTCCGCCACACCGACCTCACGGCCGTGCCGCCGATGATGTTCACCCAGCCGAACTTCACCACGACCACCAGCCTGGACTTCGCGGCCGCCAGCCCGAACACCATGGTCAGGGTCGGCAACCAGGACACCGGCGCGCATGTCGCCTTCTCCACCGACGACGGCGCCAACTGGTTCGCCGGCACCGACCCGTCCGGCGTCGGCGGCGGCGGCGGTACGGTCGCGGCGGCGGCGGACGGCAGCGGCTTCCTGTGGAGCCCGCAGGGCGCCGGCGTGCAGCACACCACCGGCTTCGGCAACTCCTGGTCGGCCGCGAGCGGCATACCGACCGGCGCGGCGATCGGGTCCGACCGGGTGAACGCGAAGAAGTTCTACGGCCTGTACGGCGGCAAGTTCTACGTGAGCACCGACGGCGGCGCGACCTTCGCCGCCACCGCCGCCACCGGGCTGCCGGCCGACAGCGGGAAGCTGAAGGCGCTGCCCGGCGCCGAGGGCGACGTGTGGATCGCGGGAGGCAGCGGCAGCACGTACGGGCTGTGGCACTCCACGAATTCCGGCGCGTCCTTCACCAAGCTCTCCAACGTGCAGGAGGCCGACAACATCGGCTTCGGCAAGGCGGCCCCCGGCGCGTCCTACCAGGCGCTCTACACCAGCGCGAAGATCGGCGGGGTACGCGGCATCTTCCGCTCCACCGACGCGGGCGCGAACTGGGTGCGGATCAACGACAACGCCCACCAGTACGGGGTGACCAACACCGCCATCACCGGCGACCCGCGGGTCTACGGCCGGGTGTACGTGGCGACCAACGGCCGCGGCATCATCTACGGCGACACCTCGGACAGCTCCGGCACCACCACCCCGACGACGACTCCCCCGACGAGCCCGTCCACGACACCTCCGACCACTCCCCCGACCACACCTCCGACGACACCTCCGACGACTCCGCCCACCACCGGGACGTCGACCGGGTCGTGCACGGTCGGCTACGCGATCACCAACCAGTGGCCCGGCGGCTTCCAGGCCTCCGTCATGGTCACCAACACCGGCGGCTCCGCGCTGAACAACTGGAAGCTCGGCTGGTCCTTCACCGCGGGAGAGAAGATCAGCTCGCTGTGGAGCGCGGACTACACGCAGAGCGGGGCGGCCGTGTCCGTCACCGCGCCGAGCTGGGCCACCTCGATACCGGCCGGCGGCAACGCGGTCTTCGGCTTCGGCGCCACGGTCACCGGGACCGCGGCGGTGCCCGCGGCGTTCACCCTGAACGGCGCCGCCTGCACCAAGGTCTGA